A stretch of Henckelia pumila isolate YLH828 chromosome 4, ASM3356847v2, whole genome shotgun sequence DNA encodes these proteins:
- the LOC140863641 gene encoding aspartyl protease UND-like, with the protein MMLLKFEVLLFLYLIPVVFAGEVRFPPRLVTRLIHFNSIQSPYYPKHINESVAEIDLHVLLSRVFHGTMSAPVSPMKTSGFLVHLKVGKERVDQYLFLDTGSTNLWIHCKPPEIHGMNPMYDSRKSSTYRAEHCLTSDFCHGFGYKCDRSLRCEYVLRYGNGFQSKGHLARETFVFQGTGGSLFGRDEVILDNILFGCSKETTLDSDGILGLGNSKYSLLAQTYSSRFSYCLGYLDLSYDHNRLIIGNPIKTGLIHEIPLIVDRHYYIDITAIEIGGAILDVDVNILKRNVEKSSSGMIIDTGSTISYFPRLVFTPFATALKDLIDRRSLRRYPDDRSRLCYERRFRKELAGFPLVRFWFGIFAYMEFGIGSLFSQLTDGHFCLAFQAIEEVDKYMDFGILGILLQQGYYISYNLQASAPTLSFEKMDCSALEYDIHDEL; encoded by the exons AT GATGCTGCTGAAATTTGAAGTTCTGCTTTTCTTATATCTGATCCCG GTGGTATTTGCCGGTGAAGTTCGCTTTCCTCCTCGCCTAGTGACCAGGCTCATTCACTTCAACTCGATTCAATCCCCCTATTATCCCAAGCATATCAATGAATCTGTTGCTGAGATAGATCTACATGTATTGTTGTCGCGTGTATTCCATGGGACTATGTCTGCTCCCGTTTCTCCCATGAAAACATCTGGTTTTCTTGTCCACCTCAAAGTCGGGAAAGAAAGAGTTGATCAATATCTTTTCCTTGATACTGGGAGCACTAATCTGTGGATACACTGCAAGCCCCCTGAGATCCATGGAATGAATCCTATGTATGACTCTAGAAAGTCTTCAACTTATCGAGCTGAACATTGCCTCACCTCTGATTTCTGTCACGGTTTTGGCTATAAATGTGATCGTTCACTCCGATGTGAATATGTTTTGCGGTATGGAAATGGATTCCAGAGCAAGGGCCATTTGGCTAGAGAAACCTTTGTTTTTCAGGGCACCGGCGGTTCTCTATTTGGAAGAGATGAAGTGATTCTGGATAATATTCTGTTCGGTTGCTCGAAGGAGACAACATTAGATTCGGACGGCATCTTAGGACTTGGCAACAGTAAATATTCTTTGTTGGCACAAACATATTCTTCGAGATTCTCTTACTGTTTGGGGTATCTAGACTTAAGCTACGACCACAACCGACTCATAATTGGCAATCCGATTAAAACTGGCTTGATTCATGAGATCCCATTGATTGTTGACCGACACTACTACATAGATATTACAGCTATAGAGATTGGAGGTGCAATTTTGGATGTTGACGTGAACATTCTCAAAAGAAATGTAGAGAAAAGCTCCAGTGGGATGATAATTGATACGGGCTCAACCATCTCCTATTTTCCTCGACTTGTATTCACTCCTTTTGCCACTGCACTAAAAGATCTGATAGATCGCCGTTCCCTCCGTAGATACCCTGATGATCGTAGTCGGTTATGTTACGAAAGACGCTTTCGCAAAGAATTGGCTGGATTCCCATTGGTTCGATTCTGGTTTGGCATATTCGCATATATGGAGTTTGGGATTGGTAGCCTGTTTTCACAGTTGACAGATGGACATTTCTGCCTTGCTTTCCAGGCAATTGAAGAAGTGGACAAATATATGGATTTTGGCATTCTGGGCATCCTTCTACAGCAAGGATATTACATATCCTATAATCTTCAAGCCTCAGCTCCAACACTTTCATTTGAAAAAATGGACTGCTCTGCCTTAGAATATGACATACATGACGAGTTATAG